A genomic region of Eucalyptus grandis isolate ANBG69807.140 chromosome 5, ASM1654582v1, whole genome shotgun sequence contains the following coding sequences:
- the LOC104446191 gene encoding alcohol acyl transferase 1 allele RGb-like, protein MANTYHERFSSFLNCSIRHHKNGFTATFFSGTSVNRHKPELISPSQATPRELKPLSDLDDQEGLRFQFPFLFFYPNSPPIRGREDPARVVKEALGKALVYYYPLAGRIRKGPNRMLAVDCTGEGILFVEADADVSLEELGDSMRPPCGFVDEVLCDVGGSGGIIGCPLLLVQVTRLKCGGFILGIRLNHAISDSLGLIQFLKAAAELARGAHVPSWLPVWQREILCARDPPRATCRHPEFEDVVDDARSAAVTLDPKNMVHRSFFFGPRQVASIKKGLPHHLVSRSSTYELLTACLWKWEKY, encoded by the exons ATGGCCAACAC ATACCATGAACGATTCTCAAGTTTTCTAAATTGTTCAATCCGCCATCATAAAAATGGCTTCACTGCCACCTTCTTCTCCGGCACATCAGTGAACCGCCACAAGCCAGAGCTGATCTCCCCGTCGCAGGCGACGCCACGCGAACTCAAGCCCCTCTCGGACCTGGACGACCAGGAGGGGCTTCGCTTTCAgtttcccttccttttcttctatCCCAACAGCCCCCCAATAAGAGGCCGAGAAGACCCGGCGAGAGTCGTCAAGGAAGCGCTCGGGAAGGCGCTCGTGTACTACTACCCGTTGGCCGGGCGTATCCGGAAAGGGCCGAACCGCATGCTCGCAGTGGACTGCACCGGCGAGGGGATCCTGTTCGTCGAGGCCGACGCCGACGTCAGCCTCGAGGAGCTCGGCGACTCCATGAGGCCGCCGTGCGGCTTTGTGGACGAGGTGTTGTGCGATGTGGGCGGGTCCGGCGGCATCATTGGGTGCCCTCTCTTGTTGGTTCAG GTGACCCGTTTGAAATGCGGGGGCTTCATCCTTGGAATCCGGCTCAATCATGCCATTAGCGATTCCCTTGGCCTCATACAATTCCTGAAGGCGGCTGCAGAACTCGCAAGAGGCGCACACGTGCCGTCATGGCTACCTGTTTGGCAGAGAGAAATCCTCTGCGCTCGAGACCCGCCGCGAGCGACGTGCAGGCACCCTGAGTTCGAGGATGTGGTCGACGACGCCAGAAGCGCTGCCGTGACGTTGGACCCCAAGAACATGGTACACAGATCCTTCTTTTTCGGCCCGCGCCAAGTGGCGTCAATCAAGAAAGGCCTCCCTCACCACCTGGTCTCGAGATCCTCCACCTACGAGTTACTTACGGCATGCCTGTGGAAGtgggaaaagtactaa